The Pseudomonas fragi DNA window GAACAGGACCTGGCCCACAGCCTGCCTTCATTCGAAGTGTTTACTCGCGATAACCTGGCCGACCGCCTCAAGGCCGACCTCAAACGCACCATCAATCCTGACGCAGTCAAGGTCGACATGCCTGATAGCGTGACTGTTGAGGTGGTGCAGACCGGGGACAGGCCCGAGCGCCCGCATCTGGCGGGGGATATCTCGGAAAGCATCGCGATCACCGATTTTTCGACGCGCGATGACGTCAGCCTCAGCCGCCACACCATCAGCCTCTCGGCCCTGGCCCGACACAATATCGATGTCGAAGATGAGCAGCAGATGCTGCGCCTCAAGCACAGCCATTTCACGCTCGATGGCCTGGACACCCAGGCACTGGGCATCGACCTTGAGTACCTGCTCAAGACCCTTCCTGAGCTGGATGTGGCAACGCACTACAACGTCAGGATCACCGACGCTTTTTTAGGCCGCACGCCGGCGGGCAGCCAGCCAGGAGCTCCCGATATTGCCAGGCGCCTGGCGGTGTTCCGGCAGGCCATCAACCTTGAGGCCTGGGCTGCCCGACAGCAGGGCCATCTGTCTGAAGCGGGGCTAAGGCTGCTGCAGGCCGCCACCAGCGCCAGCAATGGCAAACAACCAACCAGCGGCGAATTCGACATTGAGTATCGCTATACCTTGTTGCGTTCACCGATCCGCGGTGATGGTTCCTACACTGAGCAAGGGCTGACAGGCTTGTCGGTGGTGCATGACAAAACGTCGGAACTGTCGCTGATGTATTTACCGGGTGCACCGGGTAATCAGAAATTTGTTGAGGACATCAGCCTGCAAGGGCTCAGGTCGCGGCTGGCCAACCTTGTGCTGCTTGACCGAAGCCTGCTCGACTATCTGGCGCGTAGCGCCAGCGCAGGTTCTGACCCGGCGCGCAATGTGCAGAACATCAATGCCATCTTGCGTAGCGCAGACCACGGGTTCCTGCTTATTGACCCGGTCAGGGCGCCGCACCTGACCCTGACGGACATGCAGTACATGGCCCGCATGGGCAAGCTCAGGGAGCAGGTCGACATCGCGTCCAGAACCGCCCTGCAAATCCAGCGCCGTCAGCTGGAGCGCAGTGCGGAGCGTGAGCTGGGCTATGTGAAACTCGGCTTGTCGGTACTTCCGGGGATTGGAACGGCCATCGCTGCCTATGACGGCTGGCATGACGCCAATGCGGCGGTGGACGCCTTTGCCCGGGGGGATTACAAGGCTGGCGCCAGCCTTTTGTTTTCTGCCACGCTCAATCTGGGCGAAGTGATCCTCACGCTGGCACCACTGGTGGTCAAGCCGGGAGGTGTGGGTACAGTAATTGGCCGTGTGGAACAGGTGCTTGGCCAGGCCGGATCCACCCTGTATGACGTGGGGCGGCGAGCCAGCAAGGCCTTGCAGAAAAAACGCCTGGGCGACTGGTTGCCTTCGATCAGTACGGGCAAGTCCTGGCAGAGCAAGGCGTTTGAGGGCTATGAGGTCAATGTCCGGCTTTACGATGCTGTACGGCTTACGGGTAAAAACGAAAATGTCTTCCTGCTCAACCAGCGCATGTACATCCAGGTCAATGACAAGGTGTATGAGGTGTACCGTCGTGCGGGTGAGCAGACCTTGCGCCTGAAAGCCCGCCCACCGAAAAACTATGAGCCTCCCGTTCGGCAAAATGCCCGGGGGGAGTGGGAATATCATCTCGACGTGGGGGGCAAGGGCGGTTCACCCTTTCCTGAGCTGGACGAGGTGATTGTCGATTCGACGCCGGTCACCCCCACGCGCAAGGTCCCGGCCGGTTACGAAGTGCCGCCGCAGATTGCCCCGGCACCGCTTCCTGCCGTGCGGCCGCAGGGCATTGAGTCGATGGACCGGGTGGTGATTGGGCAGCGCGATTTGTTTATCTCACGGGAACTGGACGAAGTGGGCGGCTATGGGATTTTCCGCATAGACCCTGCTGATCCGGCCAGGTTGCAAGCCCAGGGCACTCTGACTGCAGAAGGCGTCTACCGGCTCGTTGATCAGCCCGGCTCTGCAGTTGGCGGAATATTTGAAGAAGTTGCTGAAGACTTTGTCCGGATGGACAACAAGTTTTATCGGGTCCGGCTCGACACCGATCAGTTGTCCTGGAAGGTCGTGGGCAAGGCAGGCGATGGAAGAAGCGCGTTATTTATCGAAGCTGACGGCGTGTTCGACCCTGTCACTCAGCGGGTGGTCATCGGCAACTGGCACCTGACCCCTCAACTGGGTGATCACCCTCGTCTGGAGACGCTTGTGCGCCAGGCCTTTGATTTGCCTGCAAGCGGTCATGAGTATGAAGTACATACCTTCTTGCGCAACTACACGCGCCAGATCGTCAAGTCAGTGGATCCCCAAGTCATGCGTGCACCTGATGTGCTCGAGCTGGAACGACTGTGCGAGCAGAGTTTGCACAGGCAGCAGTTTCCCATAGGACGACTGGATGAAGCTCTGACGAGCATGGCAAACAAGCAGCCCCTGCCGATCTGGGCGCCTGTATATGATGAGCTCCAGGGTTTGCGCACGGTGCTGCCGACGCCATCAGGGAGAATTTACAATATGGAGGTTGCGCGGCAACTGAACAAACATATGTTGATTCGTACAATGGATGTCGAGGTCATGGCTCTGCTGGACAGTTACGCAGCATTGCGCAGTGGTGTTATCGCGACCCATGCCATGCGAACCACGCTGTCGAAAAAGATCTTGCAATTGGTCATGAGAAATCGTGGATATACGCGCCTTGAGGGTGGCAGGTACAGGCGTGGTTCCATCGGTTTTGGCATGGTTTTCAGGGGTCCCAATGGCGATGTGTACCTGATGGAAATCAGGCATCTGCAGCCCACAGGCAGTTCGTGGGGCAAAATAACCTTTGAGCGCAGCTCGTCCGGCAGCTCGATAATGATGTCTGATGACTGGGTGGAAATCGTAGCCCAACGCTCAATCACCGAGGTGCCTTTCAACCCCGCCGCCGTTGCGGTTCTTCAAGCCAAGGCCGATGGTCGGTTGTTCAAGCTGATTGGTACCATCACGCCTGACAGGGGCGTGATGGTATTCAAGATTGCAGGCCCTGCCGGCGTTCCAAGCCCGGTCGTGCAGGCCCTTTAGCCGTGTTTGCCGGTGCCCAGCATGTTTTCGGGGCGTACCCACTGGTCAAACTCCGCATCGGTCAGGTAGCCCAGATCCAGGGCCGCCTCACGCAGGGTCAAACCTTCTGCGTAGGCCTTCTTGGCGATTTCGGCAGACTTGTCATAGCCGATATGCGGGTTGAGTGCGGTCACCAGCATCAGGCCGCGCTCCAGGTGCTCGGCCATTTTGGCGGCGTCCACCTCAAGGCCGGTCACGCAGTGTTTCTGGAAGTTGCTGCAGCCGTCCCCCAGCAACTGGATCGACTGCAGCAGGTTGTGAATGATCACCGGTTTGTAGACGTTCAGTTGCAGATGCCCCTGGCTGGCGGCAAAACCGATGGCGACGTCATTGCCCATGACCTGGCATGCCAGCATGGACAATGCTTCGCACTGGGTCGGGTTGACCTTGCCCGGCATGATCGAGCTGCCCGGTTCATTGGCGGGCAGTTTGATTTCCGCGAGCCCGGCGCGAGGGCCGGAGCCCAGCAGGCGAAAGTCATTGGCCAGTTTCATCAGGGTCACGGCCAGGGTCTTGAGGGCGCCCGACAGGGTGGTGAGGGGTTCGTGGCCGGCCAGTGCGGCAAACTTGTTCGGTGCGGTCACAAATGGCAAACCCGACAGCGCCGCCAGCTCCGCGGCAATCGCTTCGGCAAAGCCGTGGGGTGCATTGAGCCCGGTGCCCACCGCAGTGCCGCCCTGGGCCAGCTCGCAAACTGCCGGCAAGGACGAGCGAATGGCCCGTTCGGCGTAGTCCAGTTGCGCGATATACGCCGACAGTTCCTGGCCGAAGGTGATCGGTGTGGCATCCATCATATGGGTGCGCCCGGTCTTGACCAGTTTCATGTGCCGGGCCGACAGCTCGGCCAGGCCACCGGCCAACTCGCTGATGGCAGGCAGCAAATGATTGTGCACGGCCTTCGCGGCGGCGATATGCATGGCGGTGGGGAAGCAGTCGTTGGAGCTTTGCGAACGGTTGACATGGTCATTGGGGTGGACCGGCGATTTACCGCCGCGGCCCTTGCCCGCCAGTTCGTTGGCGCGGCCGGCGATCACTTCGTTGGCGTTCATGTTGCTCTGCGTGCCGCTGCCGGTTTGCCATACCACCAGGGGGAACTGGTCGTCGTGTTCGCCGTCGAGCACTTCATCGGCGGCCTGTTCGATCAAACGGGCGATATCGGCAGGCAAGTCACCGTTGCGGTCATTGACCCGCGCGGCGGCTTTTTTGATCAAGACCAGGGCATGCAGGACCGCCAGCGGCATTTTTTCGTTGCCGATGGCAAAGTTGATCAGTGAACGCTGTGTCTGCGCCCCCCAATAGGCCTCATCGGCCACGCTCACTTCACCCAGGCTGTCGGTTTCGATACGGCTCATCGTCTCTTTCTCCTCAAGGTCTGACCAGACAGCTTAGGCGCTGATTGGGGGCAGGGGTTCAATCTTGTGTTTTGGTCGCTTTTGGTCGGCTGATGAGAACGTCTATCAGTCTCGGGGTTGAGTGACAGACTTTATTAGGCGCAGAATGGCCGCCCTTGGGGTTGAACCTCGCTTGCTAGAAAAGGAAACTCGATGACCCGTCTTCGCGCCATCTGTACAGCGGTTGCTCTGGTTTGCGCCAGCGGCCAGGTTTTCGCCGATGCAGCCAGCCACGCTGCCAGTGCTGAAACGTTCCTGAAACTGGCACATGCCGATAAGCTGGGTACCCCGGTGTATATGCAAGTGCAGCAAATGTTCGCTCAGCGTTTTGAGCAAACCAAAGCACCAGCTGCCAAGAAAGCGCTGCTGGAAACCTACCAGGCCAAGGCCAACACCGCTCTGGACCAGGCTATCGGCTGGGACAAGCTCAAGCCGGACATGGTCAAGCTCTACACCACCAACTTCAGCGAATCTGAACTCAAGGACCTGGTAGCGTTCTACCAGTCGCCACTGGGCAAGAAAGTGCTGGAAAAAATGCCCCAGCTGACCCAGCAATCGGCGCAAATGACCCAGGCCAAGCTGGAAAGCGCAGTGCCGGTCGTCAACAAGCTGTTGGCTGACATGACTGCCGAGCTGGAGCCAAAAGCGGCCCCGGCCAAAAAGAAGTAAGCGGAGCCTGAATGAGCATGCAGCAGCGTATTGAAACGGCCCTGGGCGCATTGCAACCCGAGCACCTGAGTGTGCTGGATGAAAGCCACATGCACAGTCGCGGGTTGCAGACCCACTTCAAGGCAGTGGTGGTCAGCGAGCAGTTCGCCGGGCTCAACAGCGTCAAGCGCCATCAGAAGGTCTACGCCACCCTGGGTGACCTGATGGGCGAGTTCCATGCGCTGGCGTTGCATACCTATACGCCTGAGGAATGGGCGAAAATCGGCACGGCCCCGGCATCGCCGACCTGTGCCGGCGGACACGACTGAGTTAGCGCAGCCCGCTGGCTTTTTGTTAGAATCCGCAGCGCGCTGATCAGTCAGCGCGTTTTTTTTTGTGCCCGGTTCACCCTTTACGAGGGTAGCCACCTGGAGAGAAACACGATGACCGCACCAATTGTTGTTGCTGCACTGTACAAATTCGTCACCCTTGAAGATTACGTCGAGCTGCGCGAGCCGCTGCTCAAGGCCATGGTCGACAACGGTATCAAGGGCACCTTGCTGATTGCCGAGGAAGGCATCAACGGCACGGTTTCCGGTAGCCGCGAGGGCATTGACGGGCTGATGGCCTGGCTCAAGACCGATCCGCGCATGGTCG harbors:
- a CDS encoding class II fumarate hydratase, which produces MSRIETDSLGEVSVADEAYWGAQTQRSLINFAIGNEKMPLAVLHALVLIKKAAARVNDRNGDLPADIARLIEQAADEVLDGEHDDQFPLVVWQTGSGTQSNMNANEVIAGRANELAGKGRGGKSPVHPNDHVNRSQSSNDCFPTAMHIAAAKAVHNHLLPAISELAGGLAELSARHMKLVKTGRTHMMDATPITFGQELSAYIAQLDYAERAIRSSLPAVCELAQGGTAVGTGLNAPHGFAEAIAAELAALSGLPFVTAPNKFAALAGHEPLTTLSGALKTLAVTLMKLANDFRLLGSGPRAGLAEIKLPANEPGSSIMPGKVNPTQCEALSMLACQVMGNDVAIGFAASQGHLQLNVYKPVIIHNLLQSIQLLGDGCSNFQKHCVTGLEVDAAKMAEHLERGLMLVTALNPHIGYDKSAEIAKKAYAEGLTLREAALDLGYLTDAEFDQWVRPENMLGTGKHG
- a CDS encoding dermonecrotic toxin domain-containing protein encodes the protein MTATSHTLEADDYVSFGSLSPHLPGMLRERKVARYEASLLAFLGDETQLPGRLSVYREAHEQLQSHLAGSLKATDALVAGPRVLTADFWTRLDAEGLSLLQRLSASRSGALLAEAQLQVHEGRLSAQSYELLKEVVSEPWSALRGDSTVRVCDVSLGNTQRSYLLLGAMVMTRQAALDDHQADELVYLFVPGLAGGLHAFGSVAQLKVALARSVRADPDGFWLGHVSLKSRAGARAAISAEAEDNPVILRVLDGHAFNLGVEDQIASYQEITALLAGGQWLYDQSTPEQSLERLRLETAHNLMAPGNEARVQAIDQVAEQLRTARATRQLPDWLLQLPAEARNGYARGLMTYARNAAWLEQDLAHSLPSFEVFTRDNLADRLKADLKRTINPDAVKVDMPDSVTVEVVQTGDRPERPHLAGDISESIAITDFSTRDDVSLSRHTISLSALARHNIDVEDEQQMLRLKHSHFTLDGLDTQALGIDLEYLLKTLPELDVATHYNVRITDAFLGRTPAGSQPGAPDIARRLAVFRQAINLEAWAARQQGHLSEAGLRLLQAATSASNGKQPTSGEFDIEYRYTLLRSPIRGDGSYTEQGLTGLSVVHDKTSELSLMYLPGAPGNQKFVEDISLQGLRSRLANLVLLDRSLLDYLARSASAGSDPARNVQNINAILRSADHGFLLIDPVRAPHLTLTDMQYMARMGKLREQVDIASRTALQIQRRQLERSAERELGYVKLGLSVLPGIGTAIAAYDGWHDANAAVDAFARGDYKAGASLLFSATLNLGEVILTLAPLVVKPGGVGTVIGRVEQVLGQAGSTLYDVGRRASKALQKKRLGDWLPSISTGKSWQSKAFEGYEVNVRLYDAVRLTGKNENVFLLNQRMYIQVNDKVYEVYRRAGEQTLRLKARPPKNYEPPVRQNARGEWEYHLDVGGKGGSPFPELDEVIVDSTPVTPTRKVPAGYEVPPQIAPAPLPAVRPQGIESMDRVVIGQRDLFISRELDEVGGYGIFRIDPADPARLQAQGTLTAEGVYRLVDQPGSAVGGIFEEVAEDFVRMDNKFYRVRLDTDQLSWKVVGKAGDGRSALFIEADGVFDPVTQRVVIGNWHLTPQLGDHPRLETLVRQAFDLPASGHEYEVHTFLRNYTRQIVKSVDPQVMRAPDVLELERLCEQSLHRQQFPIGRLDEALTSMANKQPLPIWAPVYDELQGLRTVLPTPSGRIYNMEVARQLNKHMLIRTMDVEVMALLDSYAALRSGVIATHAMRTTLSKKILQLVMRNRGYTRLEGGRYRRGSIGFGMVFRGPNGDVYLMEIRHLQPTGSSWGKITFERSSSGSSIMMSDDWVEIVAQRSITEVPFNPAAVAVLQAKADGRLFKLIGTITPDRGVMVFKIAGPAGVPSPVVQAL
- a CDS encoding DUF2059 domain-containing protein, which translates into the protein MTRLRAICTAVALVCASGQVFADAASHAASAETFLKLAHADKLGTPVYMQVQQMFAQRFEQTKAPAAKKALLETYQAKANTALDQAIGWDKLKPDMVKLYTTNFSESELKDLVAFYQSPLGKKVLEKMPQLTQQSAQMTQAKLESAVPVVNKLLADMTAELEPKAAPAKKK
- a CDS encoding BolA family protein, encoding MSMQQRIETALGALQPEHLSVLDESHMHSRGLQTHFKAVVVSEQFAGLNSVKRHQKVYATLGDLMGEFHALALHTYTPEEWAKIGTAPASPTCAGGHD